A genomic region of Cydia amplana chromosome 5, ilCydAmpl1.1, whole genome shotgun sequence contains the following coding sequences:
- the LOC134648484 gene encoding programmed cell death protein 10 — translation MTMGDELPVTSLVLPVLIRPVLTQLEKYDLGASQTLRAALTKAEAAVPGLNYDLVAGIMRRADIPVNMNESLLRLQGALTESECADLRLNRSEEAFQELNKKSTALKKILSRIPDEITDRKTFLETIKEIASAIKKLLDAVNEVSQYTPGPGKQVLEQRKREFVKYSKRFSNTLKEYFKEGQANAVFVSALYLIHQTNQILYTVKNKSE, via the exons ATGACAATGGGCGATGAACTGCCTGTCACTTCTTTGGTTTTGCCCGTTCTTATTCGTCCTGTGTTAACTCAG TTGGAGAAATATGATTTGGGCGCGTCTCAGACATTACGAGCAGCTCTTACTAAGGCGGAGGCTGCCGTGCCAGGGCTTAATTATGATTTGGTGGCCGGGATAATGCGAAGAGCTGATATACCTGTCAATATGAATGAGAGTTTACTGCGCTTGCAGGGAGCTCTTACAGAATCAGAAT gtGCTGATCTAAGGCTGAACAGGTCTGAGGAGGCATTCCAAGAACTAAACAAGAAATCTACCGCATTGAAGAAAATTTTGAGCCGCATTCCTGATGAAATAACAGACAGAAAAACATTCCTGGAAACTATTAa AGAGATTGCATCAGCTATCAAGAAGCTTCTGGATGCTGTCAATGAGGTATCTCAATACACCCCCGGTCCCGGCAAACAAGTGCTAGAACAAAGGAAAAGGGAATTTGTCAAATACTCTAAAAGGTTTTCAAACACATTGAAGGAGTACTTCAAGGAAGGACA GGCCAATGCTGTGTTCGTGAGTGCTCTTTATTTGATCCACCAGACAAACCAAATCTTATATACCGTAAAAAATAAGTCTGAATAA
- the LOC134648485 gene encoding actin-related protein 2/3 complex subunit 5-B — protein MAKNTSSSAFRKIDIDQYNEDNFKEDEAEQAMPAGPDEGEVCALLNQGKYNEALKTVLDNAPLGSPNQQVKDNALTLTLKVLLTIKSAQIEDAVANLSQDDIDILMKYIYRGFEYPSEGSSGHLLLWHEKVYNVGGTGSIVRVLSDRMRV, from the exons ATGGCAAAAAATACCTCCAGTTCAGCTTTCCGAAAAATAGACATCGATCAATACAATGAAGACAACTTCAAAGAGGATGAAGCCGAGCAAGCTATGCCCGCCGGCCCCGATGAGGGGGAAGTCTGTGCATTATTGAATCA AGGAAAATACAATGAAGCACTGAAAACAGTTTTGGACAATGCACCATTAGGGTCTCCCAATCAACAAGTAAAG GACAATGCCCTGACACTCACATTAAAAGTGTTGCTCACCATTAAATCTGCACAAATTGAAGATGCCGTAGCAAACCTATCCCAGGACGACATTGACATACTGATGAAATACATCTACAGGGGCTTCGAGTACCCATCTGAGGGATCTAGCGGGCATCTGCTCCTTTGGCATGAGAAAGTTTACAATGTGGGTGGCACTGGCTCCATAGTGAGGGTCCTGTCTGACCGTATGAGAGTTTAG